A genomic segment from Brienomyrus brachyistius isolate T26 chromosome 9, BBRACH_0.4, whole genome shotgun sequence encodes:
- the oscp1b gene encoding protein OSCP1 isoform X2 produces the protein MNDIISTMFNKKFLEELFKPQELYSKRALRTVFDRLAHASIMRLNQASMDKLYDLMTMAFKYQVLLCPRPKDMLLVTFNHMDAIRDFVRDSPSILNQVDETYRQLIEMYTPLSGGEFQLIRQTLLIFFQDMHIRVSIFLKDKVQNSNGRFVLPTSGPVPYGTQIPGLIRTFSCTGEEVNRVQFRSAGNYTAALREGSFEMHGDRVIKLGTNMYGVSRAVETHMSGTSRNSSQHAKVNTAPNPLAKKELNLLAQLMGGLDILKPGGSSTSFRVNLFATDEEEEEALMSRPAELSYEVINIQAAKDQQTNAELARIMGEFADEGEPSTTPSSKGDELLAMMDGL, from the exons ATGAATGACATCATCAGCACCATGTTCAATAAGAAGTTCCTGGAGGAGCTCTTCAAGCCCCAGGAGCTGTATTCTAAGAGGGCTCTGAGGACGGTGTTCGACCGCCTGGCGCACGCCTCCATTATGAGGCTCAATCAGGCCAGCATGGACAAG CTTTACGATCTAATGACCATGGCCTTCAAATACCAAGTCCTCCTGTGTCCGCGGCCCAAGGATATGCTGCTGGTGACTTTCAACCACATGGACGCCATCAGGGACTTCGTGAGAGACTCGCCCAGCATCCTCAACCAGGTGGACGAGACATATAGGCAACTGATTGAG ATGTACACCCCACTTTCCGGGGGTGAATTTCAGCTCATCCGGCAAACGCTGCTAATTTTCTTTCAGGACATGCATATACGG GTTTCAATCTTTCTGAAAGATAAAGTCCAGAATTCCAATGGGCGTTTTGTTCTTCCGACATCTGGGCCTGTTCCGTACGGAACACAGATCCCGGGTTTAATCAG GacgttcagctgcactggagagGAGGTCAACAGGGTCCAGTTCCGCAGTGCAGGCAACTACACGGCCGCCCTGCGCGAGGGGTCCTTCGAAATGCATGGCGATAGGGTCATCAAGCTGGGGACTAACAT GTACGGCGTCAGCCGAGCTGTGGAGACACACATGTCAGGGACGTCTAGGAACTCCTCCCAGCATGCAAAG GTGAACACGGCTCCCAACCCGCTGGCTAAGAAAGAGCTGAACCTTCTGGCCCAGTTAATGGGAGGCCTGGACATCCTAAAGCCAGGCGGCAGCAGCACCAGCTTCCGGGTTAACCTCTTCGCCACTGACGAGGAAGAGGA GGAGGCTTTGATGTCAAGACCTGCAGAGCTTTCGTACGAAGTCATAAATATTCAAGCAgctaag GACCAGCAGACCAACGCCGAGCTGGCTCGCATCATGGGGGAGTTTGCAGACGAGGGGGAGCCATCGACGACTCCCAGCAGCAAAGGGGACGAACTCCTGGCCATGATGGATGGTCTCTGA
- the oscp1b gene encoding protein OSCP1 isoform X1 — translation MSSKTLPLLFINLGGEMLYILDQRLRAQNIPSDKARKVMNDIISTMFNKKFLEELFKPQELYSKRALRTVFDRLAHASIMRLNQASMDKLYDLMTMAFKYQVLLCPRPKDMLLVTFNHMDAIRDFVRDSPSILNQVDETYRQLIEMYTPLSGGEFQLIRQTLLIFFQDMHIRVSIFLKDKVQNSNGRFVLPTSGPVPYGTQIPGLIRTFSCTGEEVNRVQFRSAGNYTAALREGSFEMHGDRVIKLGTNMYGVSRAVETHMSGTSRNSSQHAKVNTAPNPLAKKELNLLAQLMGGLDILKPGGSSTSFRVNLFATDEEEEEALMSRPAELSYEVINIQAAKDQQTNAELARIMGEFADEGEPSTTPSSKGDELLAMMDGL, via the exons TCATGAATGACATCATCAGCACCATGTTCAATAAGAAGTTCCTGGAGGAGCTCTTCAAGCCCCAGGAGCTGTATTCTAAGAGGGCTCTGAGGACGGTGTTCGACCGCCTGGCGCACGCCTCCATTATGAGGCTCAATCAGGCCAGCATGGACAAG CTTTACGATCTAATGACCATGGCCTTCAAATACCAAGTCCTCCTGTGTCCGCGGCCCAAGGATATGCTGCTGGTGACTTTCAACCACATGGACGCCATCAGGGACTTCGTGAGAGACTCGCCCAGCATCCTCAACCAGGTGGACGAGACATATAGGCAACTGATTGAG ATGTACACCCCACTTTCCGGGGGTGAATTTCAGCTCATCCGGCAAACGCTGCTAATTTTCTTTCAGGACATGCATATACGG GTTTCAATCTTTCTGAAAGATAAAGTCCAGAATTCCAATGGGCGTTTTGTTCTTCCGACATCTGGGCCTGTTCCGTACGGAACACAGATCCCGGGTTTAATCAG GacgttcagctgcactggagagGAGGTCAACAGGGTCCAGTTCCGCAGTGCAGGCAACTACACGGCCGCCCTGCGCGAGGGGTCCTTCGAAATGCATGGCGATAGGGTCATCAAGCTGGGGACTAACAT GTACGGCGTCAGCCGAGCTGTGGAGACACACATGTCAGGGACGTCTAGGAACTCCTCCCAGCATGCAAAG GTGAACACGGCTCCCAACCCGCTGGCTAAGAAAGAGCTGAACCTTCTGGCCCAGTTAATGGGAGGCCTGGACATCCTAAAGCCAGGCGGCAGCAGCACCAGCTTCCGGGTTAACCTCTTCGCCACTGACGAGGAAGAGGA GGAGGCTTTGATGTCAAGACCTGCAGAGCTTTCGTACGAAGTCATAAATATTCAAGCAgctaag GACCAGCAGACCAACGCCGAGCTGGCTCGCATCATGGGGGAGTTTGCAGACGAGGGGGAGCCATCGACGACTCCCAGCAGCAAAGGGGACGAACTCCTGGCCATGATGGATGGTCTCTGA